In one window of Candidatus Sulfotelmatobacter sp. DNA:
- a CDS encoding translocation/assembly module TamB domain-containing protein — MLALIATLAQTSWGVRFAARLALGAANPWPDSHLTLREARGGLFTGFTLVGLDLRGPRETPRAHVDTLALGYRWSEILGSPHHLRQVRISGVSAVTTRGRDGKFDLLAPFLMSSKPPRRKEPGFALAIDRVDLRGLAVEARLPGREPDSLVRLEAETARLHALRLNAPSTTLVLDTLAARAELRTPPALELRLVASGDLAEDRIRIATLESRGPRSRIDAAGSLPVPHSEHPSFEGWRFHARLAPLAGSELQRLLGFAWNPGDVLADLEVQGHGPALTVKGEATIRAGRADLDAEAIPSVAGPIRARAKFSAKEFDVGSVLGRAPGQLVFNGSLDGDLHGPDLRHVSGPLALAVDGSRVDSMTIDRGRIAARFDSGRAALAIEGAARGLELTGHGEVAPFEDPFDYDLSADVTIPPLPAARLARRDARPLLAGRLNAHLAGHGMTLPEAAATLVATFAPDASARPLIGAGRLEARLAKRTADAGLSLVVSDGSLDLAASATLGATIHYALARGRVRGIDLAALLGDSTASRLDARFRAEGSGFDPRLARCRVPLDSVSLVLGRHRIERGSALATLEGGRLELRAGANCDGAAVRLEGSLAPIAPRLRDARLDWSVQDLDVARVSGDSSLASALDAHGSVQASSADLIAAWRAVGGGRPAPDGTRTHATMTIEPSTWRDQRIESGRLELSSERQIASFSSELETSAGRAQLTGEARVFDSPPSVTVSQLAFSEVALSRLLGNPALATDLRGTLSARLSGHSVSDLSGDYRLALDGSTIRTVQLDRFRSSGSLDAGKLASEIEARSGLNRLSASLHGTPFARPARLEAQGQLLADALERLIDRKIPPTGARIDFSLALARSGAGLDSMSAEGRIAGRAHLGEARLDTIATLFRVDRGLVRVSQFHLDGNVTTMDGSGQWAIPFAARTDSTRLELHGTARNLTTLAAAVGARALSTGTAHFQVSAEGPAEATRFSGALAATRPHFNQIWADSVSLSFAGTARDTVITSLDARLGAHALVVWPFAPRDLESQLNWNGRTLACDTRAVASPERTQEIAFRLTPGESQSHLRLERQDLRYFNARYSLARPCEIAFGRALEIDHYVMLENGHPCLAVNGGIDSTGVVDLAVRLDSLALRPLIEPLGATALSGVVSGDGALTGSRAAPRISGSLRGWVATSGRRPATLEGRVRWEADSLESSFAIHQASGQSVAFDGRLPMVLDLAGGSPITTDESAASVALDAKQFDLSWFEPLFSKRDVRGLRGTLDGHMELKGQLDLPAVSGSLRLSGARIELPSLGTTFEKGTARVAFAGRTVRLEQASVQSGKGRFDATGRVDLLGKRRRAIEFDADWRRFTMMNTLLAKVESTGKLKVTGRPTAPQVGGDIQLDNSTIYAEGSDLSRKGTPVELSEADRRDLQERFGFGVGAEPSRTHSLADSIDAEVRIKIGKNVWVRRRSDPVVALEMEGDLRAIKRPGAKPQVIGKLGIRTGRSYLSFLGRQFEITRADVVMPGPVDSAEVDLEARYDGTSSSTGSGSNATVTATVSIDASGAKVDLQSEPYMDRASLFNYLATGQTQGEMASGSAYGLAVGSVLGAVGGAAGRSLGFQVVQVTQDAYGGQTLSAGNYVDPRVYLGFRQPVVEGQRSNQTSQGGTYSTEFEVEVEVLKQLLFNVQGGGTQYRFLLRPRLGH; from the coding sequence TTGCTGGCCCTGATCGCGACGTTGGCGCAGACCTCGTGGGGAGTGCGATTCGCGGCGCGGCTCGCGCTCGGGGCCGCCAACCCCTGGCCGGACTCTCATCTGACACTCCGAGAGGCTCGAGGCGGACTCTTCACCGGATTCACGCTGGTCGGACTCGATTTGCGCGGCCCCCGGGAAACGCCCCGCGCGCACGTCGACACGCTCGCGCTTGGCTATCGCTGGAGCGAGATTCTGGGTTCGCCCCATCACCTGCGGCAAGTCCGAATCTCCGGCGTGAGCGCGGTCACCACGCGCGGCCGGGACGGGAAGTTCGATCTGCTCGCGCCGTTCCTCATGTCCTCGAAGCCCCCGCGCCGGAAGGAACCCGGATTCGCGCTGGCGATCGATCGCGTCGACCTTCGCGGTCTGGCGGTCGAGGCTCGCCTCCCCGGCCGCGAGCCGGATTCTCTGGTGCGGCTCGAGGCCGAGACGGCACGACTGCACGCGCTGCGTCTCAACGCCCCGAGCACCACCCTGGTCCTCGACACGCTCGCCGCGAGGGCCGAGCTCCGCACCCCGCCGGCGCTCGAGCTTCGGCTCGTGGCAAGCGGCGACCTGGCGGAGGATCGGATCCGGATCGCGACGCTCGAGTCGCGCGGGCCGCGAAGCCGGATCGACGCCGCGGGGAGCCTGCCGGTTCCACACTCGGAGCATCCCTCGTTCGAGGGGTGGCGGTTTCACGCCCGGCTGGCCCCTCTGGCCGGCAGCGAGCTCCAGCGATTGCTCGGCTTCGCCTGGAATCCCGGCGACGTGCTCGCGGACCTCGAGGTGCAAGGCCATGGCCCGGCGCTGACGGTGAAGGGGGAGGCGACGATCCGGGCTGGCCGCGCCGATCTCGACGCCGAAGCGATTCCATCGGTGGCGGGCCCGATTCGTGCGCGGGCGAAGTTTTCGGCGAAGGAGTTCGACGTTGGTTCGGTGCTGGGACGCGCCCCAGGGCAGCTGGTGTTCAACGGCTCGCTGGACGGCGATCTGCACGGCCCGGATCTTCGGCACGTCAGCGGCCCGCTTGCGCTGGCCGTGGATGGATCGCGCGTCGACAGCATGACGATCGATCGCGGGCGCATCGCCGCCCGGTTCGATTCCGGTCGGGCCGCCCTGGCGATCGAGGGCGCGGCGCGTGGGCTCGAGCTGACGGGCCATGGCGAGGTCGCGCCGTTCGAGGATCCGTTCGACTACGACCTTTCCGCAGACGTCACGATTCCGCCGTTGCCCGCGGCGCGCCTGGCGCGGCGTGACGCGCGCCCGCTGCTGGCGGGACGTTTGAACGCGCACCTGGCCGGGCACGGCATGACTCTGCCCGAAGCGGCGGCCACGCTGGTCGCGACATTCGCTCCGGACGCGAGCGCCCGGCCTCTGATCGGCGCGGGGCGGCTGGAGGCGCGCCTGGCGAAGCGAACCGCCGACGCCGGGCTCAGCCTGGTGGTCTCGGATGGCTCGCTCGACCTCGCGGCGAGCGCAACGCTGGGTGCCACGATTCACTATGCGCTTGCGCGCGGGCGCGTCCGGGGAATCGACCTCGCCGCGCTGTTGGGCGATTCGACGGCCAGCCGCCTCGATGCACGCTTCAGGGCCGAAGGCTCGGGGTTCGACCCGCGACTTGCCCGTTGCCGGGTGCCGCTCGATTCCGTGAGTCTTGTGCTGGGCCGGCATCGCATCGAACGGGGATCCGCCCTGGCGACACTCGAGGGCGGCCGGCTTGAGCTGCGGGCCGGCGCAAACTGCGACGGGGCCGCGGTGCGTCTGGAAGGCTCGCTCGCGCCGATCGCGCCGAGACTCCGGGACGCGCGTCTGGACTGGAGCGTTCAGGACCTGGACGTCGCCCGCGTCTCGGGCGATTCGTCGCTGGCGAGTGCGCTCGACGCCCACGGGAGCGTTCAAGCTTCGAGCGCGGACCTGATCGCGGCCTGGCGCGCCGTGGGTGGTGGGCGACCGGCGCCGGACGGAACGCGCACTCACGCGACCATGACCATCGAGCCGTCGACCTGGCGCGACCAGCGGATCGAGAGCGGCAGGCTCGAGCTCAGCTCCGAGCGCCAGATCGCCTCGTTCTCGTCCGAACTCGAAACCAGCGCAGGTCGCGCGCAGCTCACCGGAGAGGCGCGCGTCTTCGATTCGCCACCTTCGGTCACCGTGAGTCAGCTGGCGTTCTCCGAGGTGGCTCTCTCCCGCCTGCTCGGTAATCCGGCCCTCGCCACCGATCTTCGCGGCACGCTCTCGGCGCGTCTGAGCGGTCACAGCGTTTCCGACCTGAGCGGAGACTACCGGCTTGCGCTCGACGGCTCGACGATTCGAACCGTGCAGCTCGATCGGTTCCGCTCCTCGGGATCGCTGGATGCGGGCAAACTCGCGAGCGAGATCGAAGCCCGCTCCGGCCTCAATCGGCTCAGCGCGTCCCTCCACGGGACGCCGTTCGCCCGGCCCGCGCGGCTCGAGGCGCAGGGTCAGTTGCTCGCCGATGCGCTGGAACGGCTGATCGATCGGAAGATCCCGCCCACCGGGGCGCGCATCGATTTCAGCCTGGCACTCGCGCGCTCCGGTGCCGGCCTCGATTCGATGTCCGCCGAAGGTCGGATCGCGGGTCGCGCGCATCTCGGCGAGGCCCGGCTCGACACGATCGCCACCCTCTTTCGCGTCGATCGCGGCCTGGTCCGGGTCTCGCAGTTCCATCTCGACGGCAATGTCACCACCATGGACGGATCCGGACAATGGGCGATCCCCTTCGCCGCTCGGACCGATTCCACGCGGCTCGAGCTGCACGGCACCGCCCGCAACCTGACGACCCTCGCGGCGGCGGTGGGCGCCAGGGCGCTGTCCACGGGCACTGCGCATTTCCAGGTGAGCGCCGAGGGGCCCGCGGAGGCGACCCGGTTCAGCGGGGCGCTGGCGGCGACCCGCCCGCACTTCAACCAGATCTGGGCCGACAGCGTGTCCCTGAGCTTCGCCGGGACCGCGCGCGACACGGTGATCACCTCGCTCGACGCCCGGCTCGGGGCTCACGCGCTGGTGGTGTGGCCGTTCGCCCCGCGCGACCTGGAGTCGCAGTTGAACTGGAACGGCCGAACGCTGGCGTGCGACACCCGCGCGGTCGCCAGTCCAGAGCGGACTCAGGAGATCGCGTTCCGACTCACCCCCGGCGAATCCCAGTCGCATCTGCGCCTCGAGCGGCAGGACCTACGGTACTTCAATGCCCGTTACTCGCTCGCGCGGCCGTGCGAGATCGCGTTCGGTCGCGCGCTGGAGATCGACCACTACGTCATGCTCGAGAACGGACACCCCTGCCTCGCCGTGAATGGAGGCATCGACTCGACCGGCGTGGTCGATCTGGCGGTGCGATTGGATTCGCTCGCGCTTCGACCCCTGATCGAGCCGCTCGGCGCGACCGCGCTCAGCGGGGTGGTGTCCGGCGACGGGGCATTGACCGGCTCGCGCGCCGCACCGCGGATCAGCGGCTCGTTGCGCGGATGGGTCGCCACCTCCGGACGCCGCCCGGCGACCCTCGAGGGCCGCGTGCGCTGGGAGGCCGACAGCCTCGAGTCCTCGTTCGCCATCCATCAGGCATCCGGGCAGAGCGTCGCTTTCGACGGGCGACTCCCCATGGTTCTCGACCTGGCCGGAGGATCCCCCATCACCACCGACGAGAGCGCGGCCAGCGTCGCGCTGGACGCCAAGCAGTTCGATCTGTCGTGGTTCGAGCCGTTGTTCTCGAAGCGCGACGTCCGTGGATTGCGCGGCACTCTCGATGGACACATGGAGCTCAAGGGCCAGCTCGACCTGCCCGCAGTGTCGGGTTCGCTCCGGCTTTCGGGTGCCCGAATCGAGCTGCCCAGCCTCGGGACGACCTTCGAAAAAGGGACGGCGCGGGTGGCGTTCGCGGGTCGCACCGTCCGCCTCGAGCAGGCCTCCGTTCAATCGGGCAAGGGACGGTTCGACGCCACCGGACGGGTCGACCTCCTCGGGAAGCGGAGGCGCGCGATCGAGTTCGACGCGGACTGGCGCCGGTTCACGATGATGAACACGCTGCTCGCGAAGGTCGAATCGACCGGCAAGCTCAAGGTCACCGGGCGGCCCACGGCGCCGCAGGTCGGTGGCGACATCCAGCTCGACAACTCCACGATCTATGCGGAAGGGAGCGACCTGTCCCGCAAGGGTACTCCGGTCGAGCTGAGCGAGGCGGACCGCCGCGATCTTCAGGAGCGATTCGGCTTCGGGGTGGGCGCCGAACCCTCCCGCACGCACTCCCTGGCCGACTCGATCGACGCCGAGGTTCGAATCAAGATCGGCAAGAACGTCTGGGTGCGTCGCCGATCGGATCCGGTCGTGGCGCTGGAGATGGAAGGCGACCTCCGCGCCATCAAGCGTCCCGGAGCGAAGCCTCAGGTGATCGGCAAGCTCGGCATCCGCACCGGACGAAGCTACCTGAGCTTTCTCGGCCGCCAGTTCGAGATCACTCGCGCCGATGTCGTCATGCCGGGCCCGGTGGACTCGGCCGAGGTCGACCTCGAGGCTCGCTACGACGGAACTTCCTCGTCCACCGGCAGCGGCAGCAATGCCACGGTGACGGCCACGGTCAGCATCGATGCGAGCGGCGCCAAAGTGGATCTCCAGTCCGAGCCCTATATGGATCGAGCCTCGCTGTTCAACTATCTCGCCACCGGACAGACGCAGGGCGAGATGGCCTCGGGCTCGGCCTACGGCCTGGCGGTCGGCTCGGTGCTGGGTGCGGTGGGCGGCGCCGCCGGCCGGAGTCTGGGCTTCCAGGTGGTCCAGGTGACCCAGGATGCCTACGGCGGGCAGACGCTCAGCGCCGGGAACTACGTGGATCCCCGCGTCTACCTCGGCTTCCGACAGCCGGTGGTCGAAGGCCAGCGGTCGAACCAGACCTCTCAGGGCGGCACCTACTCGACCGAGTTTGAGGTCGAGGTCGAAGTGCTGAAACAGCTCCTGTTCAACGTGCAGGGCGGCGGCACGCAATACCGCTTCCTCCTGCGCCCGAGGCTCGGACATTAG
- a CDS encoding heavy metal translocating P-type ATPase: MDSAGPMIDPVCGMKVRPDGPIRSEHRGATYVFCGTGCKTKFEADPERYLVPKEAPPVVASSSTSGLDAGIEYTCPMHPEVVQIGPGSCPICGMALEPRHVSLEAMEENPELADMARRFAVSALLALPTLAIAMLGGHAGTPLAWLHGPTSQRIELALATPVVLWAGWPLLERGGQSIRRLSLNMFTLIGLGVVVSYLYSLAAVLAPQAFPAALRDAHGEVGVYFEVAAVIVTLVLLGQVLELRARGRTGAALRALLQLSARTGRRVQLDGSEADVPLEAIRVGDRLRVRPGEKIPVDGIVLEGSSAVDESMVNGEPIPAEKAPGDRVVGATLNGSGALLMCAEKVGADTLLARIVAMVSQAQRSRAPIQRLADRASAWFVPVVIGVAVLSFTVWAIFGPQPRLPYALVTAVSVLIIACPCALGLATPISVMVAMGRGATLGLLFRNAEAIESLREVDTLLLDKTGTLTEGRPRVVAVLAAPGIGERELLAIAAGIEKHSEHPLASAVLREARRQAVEPASVTRFESVAGRGVSAEMQGVGIALGSLGWMQERGVPPGDWRERAEAERALGRTTVFIARGAAMAGMLTVEDPIKESTPKALEEIRRERMEVWMVTGDGRTSAAAIARRLGIAHVEAEVMPEDKLAIVKRLQAEGRRVAMAGDGINDAPALAQAQVGIAMGSGTDVAIESAAVTLVKGDLRGIVRARRLSRATMANIRQNLFFAFVYNSLGVPIAAGVLYPALGLLLSPMFAAAAMSFSSVSVIGNALRLRRRAL; encoded by the coding sequence GTGGACTCCGCAGGGCCGATGATCGATCCGGTGTGCGGCATGAAGGTTCGTCCCGACGGGCCGATTCGCTCGGAACATCGCGGCGCGACCTACGTGTTCTGCGGAACGGGCTGCAAGACGAAGTTCGAGGCCGATCCCGAACGGTATCTTGTGCCCAAGGAAGCGCCGCCGGTGGTCGCATCTTCCAGCACGTCGGGCCTGGATGCCGGCATCGAATACACCTGCCCGATGCATCCCGAAGTGGTCCAGATCGGACCGGGAAGCTGCCCGATCTGCGGCATGGCGCTCGAGCCGCGCCACGTCTCGCTGGAAGCCATGGAGGAGAATCCGGAGCTGGCCGACATGGCGCGGCGCTTCGCGGTCAGCGCTCTGCTGGCGCTGCCCACGCTCGCGATCGCGATGCTCGGCGGGCATGCCGGAACGCCGCTCGCCTGGCTCCACGGCCCGACCTCGCAGCGGATCGAGCTGGCGCTCGCGACTCCGGTGGTGCTGTGGGCGGGCTGGCCGCTGCTCGAACGCGGGGGGCAATCCATCCGCCGCCTCAGCCTCAACATGTTCACCCTGATCGGCCTCGGCGTCGTGGTCTCGTACCTCTACAGCCTGGCGGCGGTGCTCGCACCACAGGCATTTCCGGCCGCGCTGCGCGACGCGCACGGCGAGGTCGGCGTCTACTTCGAAGTGGCCGCGGTGATCGTCACGCTGGTGTTGCTGGGTCAGGTGCTGGAATTGCGGGCGCGTGGCCGGACCGGCGCGGCGCTGCGCGCACTGCTTCAGCTGAGCGCGCGCACCGGGCGCCGCGTTCAGCTCGACGGCTCGGAAGCCGACGTTCCCCTCGAGGCGATCCGGGTCGGGGATCGGCTGCGCGTGCGTCCGGGCGAGAAGATCCCGGTGGACGGCATCGTACTGGAGGGCTCGAGCGCCGTGGACGAATCGATGGTCAACGGCGAACCGATTCCCGCCGAGAAGGCGCCGGGAGACCGCGTGGTCGGCGCCACCCTGAACGGCAGCGGGGCGTTGCTCATGTGCGCCGAAAAGGTCGGCGCCGATACCCTGCTGGCGCGAATCGTCGCGATGGTGTCGCAAGCACAGCGAAGCCGGGCGCCGATCCAGCGCCTGGCGGATCGCGCCTCGGCCTGGTTCGTCCCGGTGGTGATCGGGGTGGCCGTGCTGTCCTTCACCGTTTGGGCGATCTTCGGGCCTCAGCCGCGACTCCCCTACGCGCTGGTCACCGCCGTGTCCGTGCTGATCATCGCGTGCCCGTGCGCGCTGGGACTCGCGACCCCGATATCGGTGATGGTTGCCATGGGCCGCGGCGCCACGCTCGGCCTGCTGTTCCGCAATGCCGAGGCGATCGAGTCCCTGCGGGAAGTGGACACCCTGCTTCTCGACAAGACCGGGACGCTGACCGAGGGGCGGCCGCGCGTGGTCGCGGTTCTGGCTGCGCCGGGAATCGGCGAGCGCGAGTTGCTGGCGATCGCGGCGGGCATCGAAAAGCACAGCGAGCATCCGCTGGCGTCGGCGGTGCTTCGCGAGGCCCGGCGGCAGGCGGTCGAGCCGGCGAGCGTGACGCGATTCGAGTCGGTGGCCGGCCGTGGCGTGAGCGCGGAGATGCAGGGCGTTGGAATCGCGCTCGGCAGCCTGGGATGGATGCAGGAGCGGGGCGTGCCGCCGGGCGACTGGCGTGAGCGGGCCGAAGCCGAGCGGGCCCTCGGACGGACCACGGTGTTCATCGCGCGCGGCGCGGCGATGGCGGGGATGCTCACCGTCGAAGATCCCATCAAGGAATCCACTCCGAAAGCCCTCGAGGAGATCCGCAGGGAGCGGATGGAGGTGTGGATGGTGACCGGCGACGGTCGCACCAGCGCCGCGGCCATCGCGCGGCGACTCGGGATCGCCCACGTCGAGGCGGAAGTGATGCCGGAGGACAAGCTCGCGATCGTGAAGCGATTGCAGGCCGAAGGTCGCCGAGTGGCGATGGCCGGGGACGGCATCAACGACGCGCCGGCGCTCGCGCAGGCGCAGGTCGGGATCGCGATGGGGTCCGGCACCGACGTGGCCATCGAGAGCGCCGCCGTCACGCTGGTCAAGGGCGATCTGCGCGGCATCGTGCGCGCCCGCCGGCTGAGCCGTGCGACCATGGCCAACATTCGACAGAACCTGTTCTTTGCGTTCGTCTACAACTCGCTCGGCGTTCCGATCGCGGCCGGGGTGCTCTATCCCGCGCTCGGTCTGCTGCTGAGCCCGATGTTCGCCGCCGCCGCGATGAGCTTCAGCTCGGTTTCGGTGATCGGCAATGCGCTTCGGCTGCGCCGGCGGGCACTCTAA
- a CDS encoding BlaI/MecI/CopY family transcriptional regulator, translated as MGTLYAELGRRERQIMDVLFRRGHATASEVLSELSDPPSYSSVRGMLRLLETKGHVRHRWEGPRHVFFPVQSAEQVQKKAARHVLHTFFNNSMEAAVAAMLGGAQKPASEEELDRLAKLVERARRNGGRP; from the coding sequence ATGGGCACCCTTTACGCCGAGCTCGGCCGGCGCGAACGCCAGATCATGGACGTGCTGTTTCGGCGCGGGCACGCGACCGCGTCGGAGGTTCTGAGCGAACTCTCCGATCCTCCCAGCTACTCCTCGGTTCGCGGCATGCTCCGCTTGCTCGAGACCAAGGGGCATGTGCGCCACCGCTGGGAGGGACCTCGCCACGTCTTTTTCCCGGTGCAGAGCGCCGAGCAGGTGCAGAAGAAGGCCGCCCGGCACGTGCTGCACACGTTCTTCAACAACTCGATGGAGGCTGCGGTCGCGGCCATGCTGGGCGGCGCCCAGAAACCCGCCTCGGAGGAGGAGCTCGATCGACTGGCGAAGCTGGTCGAGCGCGCTCGCCGCAATGGAGGTCGCCCGTGA